In a single window of the Nicotiana tomentosiformis chromosome 10, ASM39032v3, whole genome shotgun sequence genome:
- the LOC104087166 gene encoding uncharacterized protein isoform X2, whose product MTRDEILSSVLGERTGYVREKGYGKKPPKKSRMQQANIEASVSSAMEIMRQEMQADMDRKLQEEHEQMAAELQSNMEDELQRKLEEEREHANVEVGKIISLEVGKRMQEQFGVFMTTMQKGYGTF is encoded by the exons ATGACTAGAGATGAAATTTTATCCTCCGTTCTTGGTGAGAGAACAGGCTATGTTCGTGAAAAAGGGTATGGAAAGAAGCCTCCCAAAAAGAGTCGCATGCAGCAGGCAAACATAGAGGCCAGCGTCTCTTCTGCAATGGAAATTATGCGTCAAGAGATGCAAGCCGATATGGACCGGAAGTTGCAAGAAGAACATGAACAAATGGCTGCTGAGTTGCAAAGTAATATGGAAGATGAGTTGCAAAGGAAGTTGGAAGAGGAGCGTGAACACGCGAATGTAGAAGTGGGCAAGATAATTAGTCTAGAAGTGGGCAAGAGGATGCAAGAACAATTTGGTGTTTTCATGACCACAATGCAAAAG GGATATGGTACTTTTTAA
- the LOC104087166 gene encoding uncharacterized protein isoform X1, with product MTRDEILSSVLGERTGYVREKGYGKKPPKKSRMQQANIEASVSSAMEIMRQEMQADMDRKLQEEHEQMAAELQSNMEDELQRKLEEEREHANVEVGKIISLEVGKRMQEQFGVFMTTMQKQGYGTF from the exons ATGACTAGAGATGAAATTTTATCCTCCGTTCTTGGTGAGAGAACAGGCTATGTTCGTGAAAAAGGGTATGGAAAGAAGCCTCCCAAAAAGAGTCGCATGCAGCAGGCAAACATAGAGGCCAGCGTCTCTTCTGCAATGGAAATTATGCGTCAAGAGATGCAAGCCGATATGGACCGGAAGTTGCAAGAAGAACATGAACAAATGGCTGCTGAGTTGCAAAGTAATATGGAAGATGAGTTGCAAAGGAAGTTGGAAGAGGAGCGTGAACACGCGAATGTAGAAGTGGGCAAGATAATTAGTCTAGAAGTGGGCAAGAGGATGCAAGAACAATTTGGTGTTTTCATGACCACAATGCAAAAG CAGGGATATGGTACTTTTTAA